DNA from Pseudomonas putida:
TCCTGATTGGCCAGGCCTTCTGCGACGCCGCAGGCTGCACGCTACTGAGCGACCCCAGCGTGATCGAGCTGGGCGGTGAACAGGTGCTGCTGATGCATGGCGACACTTTGTGCACCCGCGACCTGGGTTACATGAAAATGCGCCGTTTGCTGCGCAACCCGCTGAGCTTGTGGATTTTGCGCCACCTGCCGTTGTCGTCCCGCTACAAGCTGGCGCGCAAGCTGCGCAGCGAAAGCCGCACGCAAACGCGGATGAAATCCACCGAAATTGTCGACGTCACGCCGGAGGAAGTACCGAAGGTGATGGCGGCGCATGGCGTGCGCACGCTGGTGCATGGCCATACCCACCGCCCGGCGATCCACAAGCTGATGGTCGATGGGCAGCCAGCACGGCGCATCGTGCTGGGCGACTGGACCGCCGGGGTTGGGCCCTGCAGGTTGACGAGCAAGGGTTCCAGCTGGCGCCGTTCGAGTTTTCCTGACCCCGACACCAGCGGGTTGCCAGCACTGGCCACTTCGGGGGTGACCCGCGAAGTGGCCAGCATGCCTTACTGCTGCGCCATTGCCCCCTTGTCCCGCTCACTGATCACCGACTCCCGGTACTCAGGGTCCGCCTTGATCTGTGCCTCGGTAAACGGTATCAGCGCCAGTTGCTTGGCCGCGAAGGCCTTGGTCTGGTCACTGGCGTGCGCCGAAGCGGCCTCGCTGGACTGCGAGAACGCCAGCAGCCCACGCGCCTCTGGCCCTTTGTCGGTGAAGCTGACCAGTTGCAGGTAGCTGGTACCACTGACCACCAGCCGCTTGCCGTGCCCGTGCGGCACGCTGTAAATCGCGTTGTACACCCCCAGCGCCTGCGGGCCACCCGGTACCGGCGTGCCATCAAGCGCCTGCTGCACCTGCCCCCAACGCGCCTCCCCGGCCACGCCACTCTCACTTACCTGCTTGATCGACGCCAGTGCTGCATCGTGTACCAGATTACGCACCGCGGCTTGCTCGACCGCAAGGCCGCGCGGGGTGTGCTGCGGGTCGGCCGGGTCGAACGCCACCCGCCAGCTTTCCGGGTGCTCGGCCAAGGCAGTGAACAGATTCTGGAAATGCACCAGGCCAATGCCACTGTCCAGGTCGGCCTTGCCGTTCCAGGCAGCCAGGCTGCTGCACACGGCCTGCACATCCGCGCTGGCACCCTTGCACCATTGCAGCAGGTCCGGCAGCACCAGGCTGGCCAGGTAGACCTCGTCATCGGTGACAATGCGCTGCAGCTCATCCACACCCAACCGGGCGGTGCCTTGCAAACGCTGCAGGGCAAAACGGCCACGCATGCCCAGCGGCTGGTCATTGCGGCTGACCAAGGGTGAGTAGCCGGTCAGCGGCTGTGCAGGGTTCGCCATCCAGGCCGGGTCGTTGGAGTTTTGCACGAAGTCTTCACGCTCGAGGCTCGGCAGCAAGCGGGCCGGGAAAATGCCCGGTTGCGCCGCCTGCGCGTCCACCTTCCACTGGCAGGCGCTACGCGAACCATCCAGCACCACCACGCGCCCTTGCGCCTGCGGGTTGCTGCAGGTATCCAGCAGTTGCTGGTCGACATAGGGCACGACCGACTGGTTCAGGTACAAAGCCCGCCCACCCTGGTCCACGGCCAGCGTGTTGACCCAAGGGATGCCTTGCAACTGCTCGACCGAACCCTTCAATGCCGCGAGGCTGTCGGCACGGTTGATCTGGTACCACTGCTGCAGTACACGTGTGTTCTCAAGGTTGGCGTCACGCAAGCTGTAGGCCGCATGCACATCCCAGTCCAGGCGACCTGGCCATTGCACCACCGGGCCGAACTGCGAGCTGTAGACCTGCCGCTCTACCTGGCTCAGGCTGCCATCCTCGGCCTTGACCGCCACACGGATGGTTTGCCGGGCCAGCGGTAGCGACCTGCCATCGAGCAAGTAGCACGTCGGGTCCTTGGGGTCGAGCTGCAGGCGGTAGAGGGTGAAGTGCTTAGAGGTGTCGACGGTGTGCGTCCACGCCAGGTGCTGGTTGAAACCGATGTTGATCATCGGCAGGCCCGGTAATGCTGCGCCCATCACGTCGAGCTGGCCTGGAATGGTCAGTTGCATCTGGTAAAAGCGCATGCCGCCCATCCACGGGAAGTGGGGGTTGGCCAGCAACAGGCCGCGGCCATTGGCCGAACGCTGCGCACCTACTG
Protein-coding regions in this window:
- a CDS encoding acylase, which gives rise to MFPLSRPMTCAGLAAALVAFSIGVQAQPAVADTSAQIRRTSFGVPHIVAKDERGLGYGVGYVYAQDNLCLLANEVLTVSGERSRFFGAKGKTLEQRDNLASDLFFTWLNSPAAVDAFLQAQPAPVQALLAGYASGYNRALAERRGQGLPAECGEGEWVRPISSQDLVKLTRRLLAEGGVGQFVEALAGAHPPALTRQASSAGFAAALARQERFASERGSNAVAVGAQRSANGRGLLLANPHFPWMGGMRFYQMQLTIPGQLDVMGAALPGLPMINIGFNQHLAWTHTVDTSKHFTLYRLQLDPKDPTCYLLDGRSLPLARQTIRVAVKAEDGSLSQVERQVYSSQFGPVVQWPGRLDWDVHAAYSLRDANLENTRVLQQWYQINRADSLAALKGSVEQLQGIPWVNTLAVDQGGRALYLNQSVVPYVDQQLLDTCSNPQAQGRVVVLDGSRSACQWKVDAQAAQPGIFPARLLPSLEREDFVQNSNDPAWMANPAQPLTGYSPLVSRNDQPLGMRGRFALQRLQGTARLGVDELQRIVTDDEVYLASLVLPDLLQWCKGASADVQAVCSSLAAWNGKADLDSGIGLVHFQNLFTALAEHPESWRVAFDPADPQHTPRGLAVEQAAVRNLVHDAALASIKQVSESGVAGEARWGQVQQALDGTPVPGGPQALGVYNAIYSVPHGHGKRLVVSGTSYLQLVSFTDKGPEARGLLAFSQSSEAASAHASDQTKAFAAKQLALIPFTEAQIKADPEYRESVISERDKGAMAQQ